The window AAAATAGGCATTTATGGATTTTCTTATGGTGCAAATAAAGCTCTGATGGAAACCGCGCTCAGAAGCGATGTAAAAGTTCTTATATCGGATGGAGCAACACAAAATATACCCACGTATTCAGAATATTTTACATGGGAAAGAATAGGACAGGATTTTTTGAATATTTACGAAGATAAATTCGGACAGGGCTCTGCGTCATTAGGTATAGACTTTTTTCCATCAATATTTACAAATGCTTTAAGCAGCATAAATATTCCAGTTTTATTTATACAGGGGCTGAATGATACTTCGGTTCCGGTAGAGGATGTAGAAGTACTGTACAATTCGGCAAATGCGCCTAAAGACAAAATTATTCTGCCTCAATCCGGTCACTGTAACGGTGATTTAACAGAAGATAAGACTTTATACGAAAGTAAGATACTGGATTTTCTAAATACCTATTTGAATTAAAATCAGTTAAGAATCCGCTGAAAAGCCCTTTTAAATAGGCCTACGGCGGATTCTTTAAGTGTTATATACATAATAATGTGTTAGGATTAACTTGAGTCTGTGAAATGAAAGGGTTATCATGCCATGTGGATGAGGTACATTCTTCCGGGTACAAATGCAATAGTTTCATTTATTACAATAATTGCATTATTACTGAGGAAAAATAAAAATGCCATTGAAAAAAGTTATATTACATTGTCTCTGTTCTGGCTTAATTGGTCTGTAGGAATAATTTTCACAGTGAAATGGGGTCTTGCACCATTCGGTGAGTACTTATATTGGATTAAAAATATTTCAGCTTTCGCAATGGGGCCTATATGGCTTGTTTTCAGTTTTTATTATACAAATAGCAGAATAATTCGAAACAATAAATGGAGAATGGTAAACATCTTTTTTTTAGTAGTTCCTTCTTTGATTATGTATATTATAAGCATTACTAATAAATATCACGGAGCTTTTTTGGCATATGATTATGCCAGACTTAGAGTAGCAGGCTACAAATGGGGGTTCTGGGTTCATATGATTCTGCAATATGTTTATATATTTGCAGGGTGTTATTTTATTTGGGTACATGGAATGCGCAGCAGAAGCTATATAAGGAAACGTTCCTTCATTATTGTAGGAGGAACGTTATTTTCCCAAATTATTATAATCGCGTATTATTTATCAGGAATATATTTAATTTATAATGATATTGATATTGCTCCCAGTGTTTTTTTGATAGTTATGATTTGCATTTTTATTGCTTCTGTAAAGTATAAGTTTTTAAATCTTCTCCCCATGGCATTACCAAAAATTATGAGGAACTTAAGGGAAGGTATCATTATAGTTGATTTGGAAGGTAAAATATCAAGTCAGAATACTGCATTTTATAATATGTTTAATAATTTTATCAATATTGAAGAGGTAAATGCAAAAGAATTTTCTAGGGAGCTATTGAATAAGTGCCTATGTGATGAGAATGGCAAAAAGGCAGTGAAAGCTATCAGGGAAGGCGGATATGAAGGAATAAAAGGAGAAGTGGCTCTGACTTCTGAAATATATTTTCAGATTAATTATCAACCGCTTTTTGATAAAAATGAGTTTATGGGGGCAGTAGTCTCTTTCTATGATATAGGAGAACATAAATTACTGACGAAACAGCTTAATGAAAAGAATAATCGGCTTTTAGAGGCAAACATAAGACTTCAGGAACATGCAAAAGTTGTAAAAGAACTTGTGATAGCACAAGAAAGGAACAAATTTGCATCTGAAATCCACGATTCTGTCGGGCATTCGCTGTCAGTTCTCGGTGCCCTTTTAGAAGTATGCAGGCTGTCGTTTTCGGAAAAACCCGAACAAACCTACA of the Ruminiclostridium papyrosolvens DSM 2782 genome contains:
- a CDS encoding histidine kinase N-terminal 7TM domain-containing protein produces the protein MRYILPGTNAIVSFITIIALLLRKNKNAIEKSYITLSLFWLNWSVGIIFTVKWGLAPFGEYLYWIKNISAFAMGPIWLVFSFYYTNSRIIRNNKWRMVNIFFLVVPSLIMYIISITNKYHGAFLAYDYARLRVAGYKWGFWVHMILQYVYIFAGCYFIWVHGMRSRSYIRKRSFIIVGGTLFSQIIIIAYYLSGIYLIYNDIDIAPSVFLIVMICIFIASVKYKFLNLLPMALPKIMRNLREGIIIVDLEGKISSQNTAFYNMFNNFINIEEVNAKEFSRELLNKCLCDENGKKAVKAIREGGYEGIKGEVALTSEIYFQINYQPLFDKNEFMGAVVSFYDIGEHKLLTKQLNEKNNRLLEANIRLQEHAKVVKELVIAQERNKFASEIHDSVGHSLSVLGALLEVCRLSFSEKPEQTYKKIETALNISKKALGELRLSVSNFTSPSFERTPLFESIESMIHCFEQTGIKVDFTLHGNTIHPLDKEVSNTVFNICREALTNSLKHGNAKTINIIFNINNNNLVLFIFDDGKGCSNPLKGIGLSGMENRVKNLNGSIAFGSGGETGFSIHVEIPLSD